CCTCCGCGCCCCTCGCGTCCGTTGACGCCGATCACGACGAAGGAGCCGATGTCGGCTATCGCTACATCGCGAAGACCGGGCACGAACCATTGTTCCCGTTCGGCTTCGGCCTCTCTTATACGCGCTTCGATTATTCGGGCCTGAAACTCCAGGGCGGTCGAACGATGACTGTGACATTCGATGTCACCAACGTGGGCGATCGCGCGGGGATGGATGTGCCGCAGGCCTATCTGACCCAGGCTGGCGGAAAGGCAGTAAAACGGCTCGTGGGCTTCCAGAAGGTCGCACTTGCTCCCGGCGAAAAGAAGCAAGTCACGTTGACAGTCGATAGCCGCCTGCTCGCGAACTTCGATGCTGCTGCCCGTCGCTGGTCCGTACCGGCGGGGGCTTACCGGGTGGTTGTCGGTGCCTCTTCGGCAGACAGACGGCTGGAAGAGACGACCAATATGGAGGCCGCGTTTATCAAGCCCTGAGGAGTGGGGCCGGAGCGGATCGCTAGCATGGTCCGACCGTTCTGTCCATTATTGACAGGGCTGTCATATTCCATCACGCTCCAGGCAAGGGACTAAGAGCCCGTAAGGCGGCAGGAGGGACGTGATTTGCGCATCGCCGCACAATTCGTGCGTGGTCCGGAGGACGGAGCTGGCGGCTTGACGGTCCCGGATCTGCGTCGCCATCCCTGTTCCGGCGAGGCTGGGCGCGTTGTGCAGACCGGCCAGGACATGGCTCCGGGGGCGGCCTTTCGATCGGGATCGCTCCGCTCCGAAGCGCTTCGGGACGAGGGGGCGGAAAATGGAGCGAACGACTTTCTTCCCGTGCTTCCAGGAACGGAAAGCTTGGCAGTGGCTGCGGGAGCGTGGCTCGTCCTGGCTTTCCACTGCGAACCGGACAAAGCGCCTCGTGTTCAGTTGATTGTCGCCGAAAATATCGCTGTCGCAGGGCGCGTGGCCCCCTTCGACCGGCCGGTCTGCGCCGTTCCCGCAGCTGCGATTGAACGGTGGAACACGTCCCAGCGCGTGGGCGAGATCGGCACGATCGGGATCGAGCCAGGAATGTACTTCCTGACCCCGCGATTGGAGGATCTTTGCCGAATGTTCGTCCAGGTGTCCGGCGCGCATGTCGCCAACAGGGCGCACAGGTCTGTCAGGTTCAATGAATTGGTTTGCGAGACGATTGACGCGTTCGTCCAGAACGCGCTTTTCGTAGCGTGCGGAGGTGAGCGCTTGGCAGCCACAGAGCGCGATCGGCTTGACCGGGCGCGCCGGCATATCGTGACGCACTATGCCGACAAGCTTACCATCTGCCAGATCGCACGGGCGGCGGGGATCGGGCGTGCGAAACTCATTCGCGGTTTTCGCGAGCTTTACGGCTGCACAGTCCATGAAATGATGACGACGACGCGGCTTGAAGTCGCCGCGACAATGCTTCGCGGAACGCTGCAGCCGATCTCCCGGATCGCGTTCGAATGCGGTTATCACAGCAGTGCGGCTTTCGCGCGTGCCTTTGCCAAATATTACGGCTCCTCGCCATCAGCGTTTCGCAGCGAAGAGTAATCTTATTTTCTCAAACTTCTGCCGGATGCGGGCGCGGCAGAATATCTTCTCATAAGCTCGCGCGGAGAGGGCAATTGGAGTGGGGCGGATCGTCGATCGCCGTGGCTGCGGCCGTGGCCAGTCTGGTGTCAGCGCACGCGGGGGCGCAGTTCGAGCCCCTGACCGTGCAAAAAGGGCCAAAGCTCGAGGCGGTGACGGCTTTTCCGCCACCCGGGACCTATGCCAACACGACCGGAATAGCGCTTGGTGCCGCTCCTGGTGCTGCGATCCACTATACCTGGGACGGCAGCAAGCCCACCGAACAGAGCGCCCGGATCGTGCCAGGCCAGCAGTTGTTTGTCGCCGGCGTCTATGAAGGCCAGAGAGGGGTGACGTCGGGCTATACGATCCGCGCGGTTGCGACGAAGGACGGGTTTACCGACAGTGATCCGGCCACGTTCTCCTACACCGTGGAGCGCCGAGATCGGACCACGTACATTTCCGAAGACGTCGCCGACGGCGTGCGCATGATCCGCGATTCCGACAACGACAAAATGTTCCTGATCCGAGGAACGAAGGCCTATGCGCTGATCGATACGGGCATGGGGCAGGGGGCATTGCGCGACTATGTGGCGCGCTTCACAGGCGGCCTGCCGGTGATCGTCATTTTCACGCACAGTCACGGCGACCATATCGGGCAAGGCGGCCAGTTTGTCGCCGATTCCACAGAATATGTCGGCGCAGGGGACCGTGCCGCAGTTGCGCAGTTTCTTGCCCGCCAGGGTGCCGAGCCGGCGATGATCGAGGCGCATCTGAAGGTTGTCGGCGATGGAGCCCGTGTCGATTTGGGCGACCGGGCGCTCGAAATATACGAGGTGCCGGGCCACACGCCCGGATCGATCGCAATCTTCGATCCGGCCAGCGGCAATCTGTTCACAGGCGATACGTTCGGGAACAATTCTCCGCTGCCGCCGGATGTGATGTGGATGCAGGGATATCGGCAGTCGCTCGATATCTATCTGGCCAATGTTCGTACCGTGCGCGCCAAACTGGCCGGACGCGTAAAGCGGATCTTCACCGGGCATAATGACCGCCCGCTGGAGGGCACCGTCTTTCTCGACAATCTGCAGCGGGCGATACAGCGTGGGCTGGACGAGGGCGATCAAGCGCTGATCCCCTCGTGGAGGCCGGCAGGCATCGTCCAACTCGTCCAAGGCGACCGCCGCGCGGATCCCAACTGGTTTGGCGTGAACGTCAACCGCGAAACTTACCTGCCGGCCGCGCCGGACCAAATCGCCGGTCTGACCGGTCTGGCCATCAGCGGCGGCGTGCTGTCTCGCCGGTTCGATCCCACGATACGAGACTATGTCGTGACGCGGCTCGGGCGGAGCGCGGTGACGATTGCGGCTATCCCCACGTCCAGCCGATCGCAGGCTTTGCGCATCGACGGCAGGGCTGCGCGCTCCGGTATGCCTGTCCGGATCGTCTCGGGGCACAACGACGTCGTGATCGAGGTGGTGGCGCCCGACGGCAAGACGAGGGCCCGCTACGGGCTGAAGATCGAGAACGGGCGCCCGGGCGGTTGAGCCCCAAACGGCATCCATCCGCGTCGGTACCGGCCGTCTTTGGCACCAGTCACTTCGGGAAAGCCAGATCATGACCCACAAGCTCTTGTTCACCTCGCTTCTTGCTTCCGCCGGCCTGTGCGGCATGGCCACCTGCCTTGTCGCTCAATCGCCGGCAAAAGCGTCTGATCCCCTTCGTTCGGGATTTGCGGATCCTGGTGCGTCGGCGCGGCCGCGTGTGTGGTGGCACTGGATGAACGGGAACGTGACACCGGAGGGTATCCGCAAGGACATGCAATGGATGAAGCGGGTCGGGATTGCCGGCCTGCAGGCGTTCGACGCGGGGCAGGCGACGCCACAGGTGGTGACCAAGCGGCTGCCCTACATGACGGATGGGTGGAAGGCGGCGTTCAAGGAGGCCGCGACGCTGGCGGACAGGCTGGATCTGGAACTGGGGATCGCGGCGTCGCCGGGCTGGAGCGAGACCGGCGGCCCGTGGGTGACGGCGCCGGATGCGATGAAGAAGATGGCGTGGTCCGAGACGCGGATCGCGGGCGGCAAAAGGTATCATGGCGTCCTGCCCAAGCCGCCTACGACCACGGGGGTCTTCCAGACCAGCGTGGGCGGTACGATGCTGGGTGGGCGTGCGCCGGGGCAGAACCCGCCTGAATATTATGCGGACCAGAAGGTGATCGCGGTGCGTGCGCCGGACGATTCCGTGCTGCCGGTGCCGACGATCACATCGAGTGGCGGCACGCTCGATGCCGCCGCCTTATCGGACGGCGACATCACCAAGACGGCCGCCGCACTGACGAGCGCAAAGGATGTGGGCGGCATCTCGTGGATCCGGTTCGATTATGGAAAGGTCGTCGTGGTGCGGGGGCTGACGGTCGCGTCGTCGATCATCGCGGCTTATTATGACGCGCTCGAGCCGAGCTTGCGCGAAGGCACGCCTCCGTCATCCTTTCGCCTCGATGCCAGTGATGACGGCGTGACATGGCGCGATACCGGCGCGGTCGTGTTCGCAGGCCGGCCTCAGCGGACCATCTCCGTGGACAGCGTCAAGGCGCGCTATTTCCGGTTTGTCAGCATCCGGCCGGCCCAACCCGCACCGCAGCCGGTCAAGCGCTTCTCGCGTCCGGTCGGTCCTGTGCCGGACAGTATCGACATCAGGGAATTGGTGCTGCGCGGCGAGCCCACCGTGCACTCGTTCGAGGAGAAGGCGGCCTTTTACAACAACACCCATTATTACGGCCTGCCTGGGGGCACGGCGGGCGCGGCGCCGAAGGCAGGCGAAGTGATCGACCTGACGGACCGGATGCAGCCGGACGGCACGCTCGACTGGCAGGTACCGCGCGGCAACTGGGTGGTGTTGCGGATCGGCTATTCGCTGACGGGTGCGATGAACCGGCCGGCCTCGCCGGAAGCGACGGGGCTGGAGGTCGACAAGCTCGATCCGGCGGCGGTGAAGCGCTACATGGATCATTATCTGGGTATGTATCGCGATGCGAGCGGTGGCCTGATGGGCGAGCGCGGCCTGCACGCGATGATGTTCGACAGCTGGGAGGCCAGCAACGAGAACTGGACGCCCAAGATCATCGCCGAGTTCACGCGTTTGCGCGGCTACGATCCGACGCCGTGGTTGCCGGCGCTGGCGGGGTTTGAGATCGGCAATGCCGGCCAGAGCGACGCCTTCCTGTTCGACTGGCGGCGGACGCTCCAGCAGCTTTTGAAGGTCAATCATTATGAGCAGCTGACGGCCATGCTGCACGATATCGGTATGATCCGATATGGCGAAGCGCACGAGGAGCTGTTCGCCACGATGGGCGACGGCATGGAGATGAAGCAGTCGGCCGACGTCCCGATGGCGGCGATGTGGCAGGTGAACAAGCCGGGCGAGATCGAGCCGGTCTATTATAACGACATCCAGGAATCAGCTTCGGTCGCGCACATATACGGGCAGAATATCACCGCTGCGGAATCTCTGACCGGGGGGGCGCCTTTTGGTTCGGCACCATGGGATCTGAAGCCGACCGCTGATGCGATCCTGCTGGCGGGGGTGAACCGCTTCGTGATCCACACATCGGCGCATCAGCCGATCGACAAAGGTCCGGGCATGACGCTGGGCGTCGGCCAGTATTTCACGCGCAATGAAACGTGGGCGGAGCAGGCCAAGCCTTGGGTCGACTATCTGTCGCGCGCCTCCTTCATGCTCCAGCAGGGGCGCGGGGCGAACGATGTCGCCGTCTTCTACGGGGAGGCGGGACCTGTCATCGGCAGTTATCGTGAAATCTATCCGGCGGTGCCGGAGGGGTACCGCTACGATTATGTCAACGCCGATGTGATCATCAACCAGTTGGGGCTTCGGGACGGGCATTTCACGACACGGAGCGGAATGGACTATCGCGCACTGTTTCTGGGGCGCGGCGCTGAGCGCATCACCTTGCCGGTCCTCGAGAAGCTCAGATCGTTCGTTGAAGGTGGTGCGACCCTGATTGGTCCGAAACCCCTAGGCTCGCCGAGCCTGTCAGACGATCCTGCCAGGGTGAAGGCAATTATCGACCTGCTCTGGCCCGGCGGAGATGTCGCGATGGTGGGCAAGGGGCGTGTGTTTGCTGCGGCCGATGCTGCGGGCGCGCTGGCGGCGATCGGACTGGCTCCCGACGTTACCTACGCAAAGCCGCAGGCGGACAGTAAAATGATGTTCATCCACCGGAAACTGGAGGATGGGGACGCGTATTTTCTGTCGAACCGCCACGATCGCGCGGAACGAATTGAGGCCAGCTTCCGGGTCGCGGGGCTGAGGCCGGAATTGTGGGACCCGGCGACAGGGCAAGCCCGTCCCGTCTCCTATCGCACCGAAGGCGGCCGGACGCTGGTCGATATACCG
This DNA window, taken from Sphingomonas sp. AP4-R1, encodes the following:
- a CDS encoding AraC family transcriptional regulator, with product MRIAAQFVRGPEDGAGGLTVPDLRRHPCSGEAGRVVQTGQDMAPGAAFRSGSLRSEALRDEGAENGANDFLPVLPGTESLAVAAGAWLVLAFHCEPDKAPRVQLIVAENIAVAGRVAPFDRPVCAVPAAAIERWNTSQRVGEIGTIGIEPGMYFLTPRLEDLCRMFVQVSGAHVANRAHRSVRFNELVCETIDAFVQNALFVACGGERLAATERDRLDRARRHIVTHYADKLTICQIARAAGIGRAKLIRGFRELYGCTVHEMMTTTRLEVAATMLRGTLQPISRIAFECGYHSSAAFARAFAKYYGSSPSAFRSEE
- a CDS encoding glycosyl hydrolase, with the protein product MNGNVTPEGIRKDMQWMKRVGIAGLQAFDAGQATPQVVTKRLPYMTDGWKAAFKEAATLADRLDLELGIAASPGWSETGGPWVTAPDAMKKMAWSETRIAGGKRYHGVLPKPPTTTGVFQTSVGGTMLGGRAPGQNPPEYYADQKVIAVRAPDDSVLPVPTITSSGGTLDAAALSDGDITKTAAALTSAKDVGGISWIRFDYGKVVVVRGLTVASSIIAAYYDALEPSLREGTPPSSFRLDASDDGVTWRDTGAVVFAGRPQRTISVDSVKARYFRFVSIRPAQPAPQPVKRFSRPVGPVPDSIDIRELVLRGEPTVHSFEEKAAFYNNTHYYGLPGGTAGAAPKAGEVIDLTDRMQPDGTLDWQVPRGNWVVLRIGYSLTGAMNRPASPEATGLEVDKLDPAAVKRYMDHYLGMYRDASGGLMGERGLHAMMFDSWEASNENWTPKIIAEFTRLRGYDPTPWLPALAGFEIGNAGQSDAFLFDWRRTLQQLLKVNHYEQLTAMLHDIGMIRYGEAHEELFATMGDGMEMKQSADVPMAAMWQVNKPGEIEPVYYNDIQESASVAHIYGQNITAAESLTGGAPFGSAPWDLKPTADAILLAGVNRFVIHTSAHQPIDKGPGMTLGVGQYFTRNETWAEQAKPWVDYLSRASFMLQQGRGANDVAVFYGEAGPVIGSYREIYPAVPEGYRYDYVNADVIINQLGLRDGHFTTRSGMDYRALFLGRGAERITLPVLEKLRSFVEGGATLIGPKPLGSPSLSDDPARVKAIIDLLWPGGDVAMVGKGRVFAAADAAGALAAIGLAPDVTYAKPQADSKMMFIHRKLEDGDAYFLSNRHDRAERIEASFRVAGLRPELWDPATGQARPVSYRTEGGRTLVDIPFDRFGSIIVLFRGAAPAPSRQVAEAAPHIVATISGPWDVTFQPDRGAPAAARFDHLSDFRANADPGIRYFSGIATYRTTLDVPRMTAKRASGLWLDLGDVRDLAEVVVNGTPVGTVWKPPYRVDISRAVRPGRNIVDVRSVNLWVNRLIGDVQPGATKKVTFTAADGQIDATTARGRSAQMPYKPDAPLRPSGLLGPVTLVEQQ
- a CDS encoding MBL fold metallo-hydrolase gives rise to the protein MEWGGSSIAVAAAVASLVSAHAGAQFEPLTVQKGPKLEAVTAFPPPGTYANTTGIALGAAPGAAIHYTWDGSKPTEQSARIVPGQQLFVAGVYEGQRGVTSGYTIRAVATKDGFTDSDPATFSYTVERRDRTTYISEDVADGVRMIRDSDNDKMFLIRGTKAYALIDTGMGQGALRDYVARFTGGLPVIVIFTHSHGDHIGQGGQFVADSTEYVGAGDRAAVAQFLARQGAEPAMIEAHLKVVGDGARVDLGDRALEIYEVPGHTPGSIAIFDPASGNLFTGDTFGNNSPLPPDVMWMQGYRQSLDIYLANVRTVRAKLAGRVKRIFTGHNDRPLEGTVFLDNLQRAIQRGLDEGDQALIPSWRPAGIVQLVQGDRRADPNWFGVNVNRETYLPAAPDQIAGLTGLAISGGVLSRRFDPTIRDYVVTRLGRSAVTIAAIPTSSRSQALRIDGRAARSGMPVRIVSGHNDVVIEVVAPDGKTRARYGLKIENGRPGG